One Chloroflexota bacterium DNA segment encodes these proteins:
- a CDS encoding peptidylprolyl isomerase, whose protein sequence is MLRLTLVALLLVVVAVGCGEAEPEGSKTYAAYPAMDIPAGEPWVIVTTSLGRMTFTLFAEEAPLAVNSFLFLANEGYFDGVTFHRLIPGFMVQGGDPTGTGTGGPGYSFEIEPPQRPYVRGGLAMANKGPGTSNGSQFFIILDDLTAQDRLSPDFTLFGQIKEGHQASFDTLAKIEAVPVGTAADGESSAPRQEITISAMKTGVTLNCSGEGAIGFTCKP, encoded by the coding sequence ATGTTGCGACTCACACTGGTGGCGTTGCTGCTGGTTGTTGTGGCGGTGGGATGCGGCGAAGCCGAACCCGAGGGATCCAAGACCTACGCGGCCTATCCGGCCATGGACATTCCCGCCGGTGAGCCCTGGGTGATCGTCACCACCAGTCTCGGGCGCATGACGTTTACGCTGTTCGCCGAAGAGGCGCCGTTGGCCGTCAACAGCTTCCTGTTCCTGGCGAACGAGGGCTATTTCGATGGCGTGACCTTCCACCGGCTGATCCCGGGCTTCATGGTGCAGGGCGGTGATCCCACCGGCACGGGGACGGGAGGCCCGGGCTACTCCTTCGAGATCGAGCCGCCGCAGCGGCCCTACGTCCGGGGCGGGCTGGCTATGGCGAACAAGGGCCCGGGCACGTCCAACGGGTCGCAGTTCTTCATCATCCTGGACGATCTCACGGCGCAGGACCGGCTGTCGCCGGACTTCACGCTCTTTGGGCAGATCAAGGAAGGGCACCAGGCATCGTTCGACACGCTGGCCAAGATCGAGGCGGTGCCGGTCGGGACGGCCGCGGACGGTGAGTCGTCGGCGCCGCGGCAGGAGATCACGATTTCGGCGATGAAGACCGGCGTGACGCTCAACTGCTCCGGCGAGGGAGCGATCGGGTTCACCTGCAAGCCGTAA
- a CDS encoding PspC domain-containing protein, translated as MTQRLYRSQVDRMLTGVAGGMAEYLRVDPVIVRMLWVVAVFLSSGVGLLVYLALAIVMPTAPQLDDAVEAPDDASAQQAEGSQPSTPARHVAATNGAALVVGSALIIIGAAALMSQFGWFDAWRLWPLLLIAIGGLLIFNQRR; from the coding sequence ATGACCCAACGCCTCTACCGGAGCCAGGTCGATCGCATGCTCACCGGCGTCGCCGGCGGCATGGCGGAGTATCTGCGCGTGGACCCGGTGATCGTCCGCATGCTCTGGGTCGTGGCCGTGTTCCTCTCCAGCGGCGTGGGGCTGCTCGTGTATTTGGCCCTGGCGATCGTCATGCCGACCGCGCCACAGCTGGACGACGCCGTCGAAGCTCCGGATGACGCCTCGGCGCAGCAGGCAGAGGGCAGCCAGCCGAGCACGCCAGCCCGGCACGTCGCCGCCACCAACGGCGCCGCGCTTGTGGTGGGCTCGGCTTTGATCATCATCGGCGCCGCTGCGCTCATGAGCCAGTTTGGTTGGTTTGACGCCTGGCGACTCTGGCCATTGCTCTTGATCGCGATTGGCGGTCTTTTGATCTTCAACCAGCGGCGCTAG
- a CDS encoding thiamine pyrophosphate-requiring protein, producing the protein MKTTLAIAHILQAEGIEFLSAYPTTPVIEAVAEVGIRPVICRQERVGVDIADGYSRVTNGNPPGVFAMQYGPGAENAFSGIATAFTDASPILVLPLGQPGDREGVAPLFSSVRAYAPITTSIQRLNAPEDVADRMRRAFAALRMGPGGPVMVEIPADVAEAEVDDAIPASYRPVRPVVAAPNPDDVIRAAQALLDARHPVLLAGQGALYAGASRELIELAELLGAPVATTMAGKSAFPETHPLALGSVSGVMNEAARHFVQQADLVCGIGTSFTKHIMSMPVPAGTTIVQLTNNPRDIAKDYDVDVAAVGDARLALRGLTEACRDLLGGSSNTRDGAPADEIEQLRRGWLSEWMPKLSANAKPINPYRVIWEFMQRVDPDEAIVTHDSGSPRDQIMPFYQAGGPRTYLGWGKSHGLGTGLGLSLGAKLAAPDKFVVNYMGDAAFGMTGLDIETAVRCKIPILTIVLNNSSMAIEARHLPLSHEKYRTRDIGGDYADMAAAMGAWAERVDEPDDVGPALERARRATEDGHTALLEFITSEEITFSNKNVIS; encoded by the coding sequence ATGAAAACCACGCTCGCGATTGCCCACATCCTGCAGGCCGAGGGCATCGAGTTCCTCAGCGCCTATCCCACCACGCCCGTGATCGAAGCGGTGGCCGAGGTTGGCATCCGCCCGGTGATCTGCCGGCAGGAACGCGTGGGCGTTGACATCGCCGACGGGTATTCGCGGGTCACCAACGGCAATCCGCCCGGCGTGTTCGCGATGCAGTACGGACCGGGCGCCGAGAACGCCTTCTCCGGCATCGCGACGGCATTCACCGACGCGTCGCCGATTCTGGTGCTGCCGCTGGGCCAGCCGGGGGACCGTGAGGGTGTGGCCCCCTTGTTCAGCTCGGTGCGGGCCTATGCCCCGATCACGACGTCCATCCAGCGCCTGAACGCGCCTGAGGACGTGGCGGACAGGATGCGGCGGGCGTTTGCCGCGCTGCGAATGGGTCCCGGTGGACCCGTCATGGTCGAAATACCGGCGGACGTGGCCGAGGCCGAGGTCGACGACGCCATTCCGGCAAGCTATCGACCGGTGCGACCCGTGGTCGCGGCCCCGAATCCGGACGACGTCATTCGCGCCGCACAGGCCTTGCTCGACGCCCGGCATCCGGTGCTGCTCGCCGGACAGGGCGCGCTCTATGCGGGCGCGAGCCGCGAGCTGATCGAGCTCGCGGAGCTGCTCGGCGCGCCCGTGGCGACGACCATGGCCGGCAAGAGCGCGTTTCCCGAGACGCACCCGCTGGCCCTGGGCAGCGTTTCCGGGGTGATGAACGAGGCCGCGCGGCACTTCGTGCAGCAGGCGGACCTCGTGTGCGGGATCGGCACCAGCTTCACCAAGCACATCATGTCGATGCCCGTTCCGGCCGGGACAACCATCGTTCAGTTGACCAACAACCCGCGCGACATCGCGAAGGACTACGACGTCGACGTGGCGGCCGTGGGCGACGCGCGGCTGGCGCTGCGTGGGCTCACGGAAGCGTGTCGCGATCTCTTGGGCGGGAGCTCAAATACCCGCGATGGAGCGCCGGCCGACGAGATCGAGCAGCTGCGCCGCGGCTGGCTGAGCGAGTGGATGCCGAAGCTGTCCGCAAACGCGAAGCCGATCAATCCGTATCGGGTTATCTGGGAGTTCATGCAGCGGGTCGACCCGGACGAAGCGATCGTGACGCACGACTCGGGGAGCCCGCGCGATCAGATCATGCCGTTCTACCAGGCCGGCGGACCGCGGACGTATCTCGGCTGGGGCAAGTCCCACGGGCTGGGCACGGGCCTGGGCCTGAGCCTGGGCGCGAAGCTCGCGGCCCCCGACAAGTTCGTCGTCAACTACATGGGCGACGCCGCCTTCGGGATGACCGGGCTCGACATCGAGACGGCCGTGCGTTGCAAGATCCCGATTCTGACCATCGTGCTCAACAACTCATCGATGGCCATCGAGGCCCGCCATCTGCCGCTCTCGCACGAGAAGTACCGCACACGAGACATCGGCGGCGACTACGCTGACATGGCGGCGGCCATGGGGGCGTGGGCCGAACGCGTGGACGAGCCGGACGATGTCGGCCCGGCCCTGGAGCGGGCCAGACGCGCCACGGAGGACGGCCACACGGCGCTGCTGGAGTTCATCACCAGCGAGGAAATCACGTTTTCGAACAAGAACGTGATTAGCTAG
- a CDS encoding GNAT family N-acetyltransferase, with product MLPRTIRTKRLTLRPHRSDDFEAMCRYMTAFASSEDSSASRGVDPEAAARDWLERAQRYDWRTEPHWGVWCDEELMGGVSLRIDEANRRAEIAYEVASAHRNRGVATEAVRAVIESAFAAEPDLNRITARADARNQPSIRVLHKLRMRYEGTLREHLAASGTSADEVRYGLLRREFERSPRARAVPWRGWPRMGIDPIRLWDLQLADLVHLNTYFVNTFLGDERGNPGLLREFGDRLYAALMPLPDVVEHFSQASPAFSAGLREARVDALELSPEELRSTQEAVLQRCAWNLGMAKSPSTWDALPWSYWDPREIHDRVDVRDRVVLDIGAGTGQATLRCAPYAERVFALEPVAVLRAYTERKLAALGFHNVTTLDGLLERVPLADDAVDVAILTNGSFGWKPDDELREIDRVVRPGGTALMLAPCRPSDSDILDGIRRAGYEAFDLEMPTMGTFPGFIKRFG from the coding sequence ATGTTGCCGCGCACCATTCGAACCAAACGGCTGACCCTGCGACCGCACCGGTCGGATGACTTCGAGGCGATGTGCCGGTATATGACGGCCTTCGCGAGTTCCGAGGACTCTTCCGCGTCGCGCGGAGTCGACCCCGAAGCGGCCGCGCGGGACTGGCTAGAGCGCGCTCAGCGGTATGACTGGCGCACCGAGCCTCACTGGGGCGTGTGGTGCGACGAGGAGCTCATGGGTGGCGTGAGCCTGCGAATCGATGAAGCGAACCGCCGCGCTGAGATCGCCTACGAGGTCGCTAGCGCGCACCGGAATCGCGGCGTTGCAACCGAGGCCGTCCGAGCGGTCATCGAGTCTGCATTCGCTGCCGAACCGGATTTGAACCGCATCACGGCCAGGGCAGACGCGCGCAACCAGCCGTCAATCCGTGTCCTGCACAAGCTGCGCATGCGCTATGAGGGCACATTGCGCGAGCACTTGGCAGCCTCCGGCACCTCCGCGGACGAGGTGCGATACGGGCTCCTGCGGCGCGAATTCGAACGCTCCCCGCGGGCACGCGCCGTTCCCTGGCGCGGCTGGCCGCGCATGGGGATCGATCCGATCCGACTATGGGATCTCCAGCTTGCGGATCTCGTGCACCTGAACACCTACTTCGTCAACACGTTTCTGGGAGACGAACGCGGCAACCCGGGACTTTTGCGCGAGTTTGGGGATCGCCTGTATGCGGCGCTGATGCCGCTGCCTGACGTGGTCGAGCACTTCTCCCAGGCGTCTCCCGCGTTCAGTGCCGGACTGCGCGAGGCGCGGGTAGATGCGTTGGAGCTGTCACCCGAGGAGCTGCGATCCACGCAAGAGGCGGTCCTGCAACGCTGCGCCTGGAACCTGGGCATGGCCAAGTCGCCGTCAACGTGGGATGCGCTGCCGTGGAGCTATTGGGACCCTCGCGAGATTCACGACCGTGTGGACGTCCGCGATCGCGTGGTCCTGGATATTGGCGCGGGCACCGGCCAAGCCACCCTGCGGTGCGCGCCGTACGCCGAGCGGGTGTTCGCGCTGGAGCCTGTCGCCGTGCTGCGTGCATATACCGAGCGGAAGCTGGCCGCGCTCGGATTTCACAACGTCACCACATTGGACGGACTTCTGGAGCGGGTACCGCTGGCGGACGACGCGGTGGACGTGGCGATCCTGACCAATGGGTCGTTCGGTTGGAAGCCGGATGACGAGCTGCGCGAGATCGATCGTGTAGTGAGGCCCGGCGGGACTGCGCTCATGTTGGCGCCGTGCCGACCGAGCGATTCGGACATCTTGGACGGAATCCGTCGCGCGGGCTACGAAGCGTTCGACCTCGAGATGCCGACAATGGGGACGTTCCCGGGCTTCATCAAGCGGTTCGGCTAG
- a CDS encoding HAD family hydrolase has translation MPDSPIQAVFFDLDGTMLDHDAATRAGALGMFSRYRDRLTGSDEHLLQRWEKLTELHFDRYLRGETSYAGQRRWRIRGLFDVTPSEMSDAEADEVFSVYRRAYEVNWELFPDVVDTLEALRSFRLGVITNGGSVHQRQKLEGVGILDRFAAVVASEDEGVAKPDSEIFKVACQAVGAPPSACVHVGDRLAVDAIGARDAGLTGVWLDRHDSGSRPPGVIRITRLTELPALILES, from the coding sequence ATGCCCGATTCACCCATCCAAGCCGTGTTCTTCGACCTCGACGGCACCATGCTCGACCACGACGCGGCCACTCGCGCCGGAGCGCTAGGGATGTTCAGCAGGTACCGAGACCGGCTGACCGGTTCCGACGAGCATCTCCTCCAGCGCTGGGAAAAACTGACGGAACTTCACTTCGATCGCTACCTGCGGGGCGAAACCTCTTATGCGGGCCAGCGGCGGTGGCGGATTCGAGGCTTGTTCGACGTCACACCAAGCGAAATGTCCGACGCCGAAGCCGACGAGGTCTTTTCCGTCTACCGCCGTGCCTATGAAGTGAACTGGGAGCTGTTCCCCGACGTCGTCGACACGCTGGAGGCGTTGCGCAGCTTCCGCCTTGGCGTCATCACCAACGGAGGGTCCGTGCACCAGCGCCAAAAGCTCGAAGGGGTTGGCATCTTGGACCGCTTCGCGGCAGTCGTGGCTTCAGAGGACGAAGGAGTGGCGAAACCCGACTCCGAAATCTTCAAGGTGGCCTGCCAGGCTGTAGGTGCGCCGCCGTCGGCGTGTGTGCACGTGGGCGATCGCTTGGCCGTGGACGCGATCGGGGCCCGCGACGCGGGGCTCACGGGTGTTTGGCTCGACCGACACGATTCGGGTTCTAGACCGCCGGGCGTCATACGAATAACCCGCCTGACCGAACTGCCGGCGCTGATCTTGGAGTCCTAA
- a CDS encoding Xaa-Pro peptidase family protein has product MSYPLAFSKAEFERRAAAVTARMRDAGLDALVAYSVRNSQGPVAYLGGYEPDLGLHDVSYFLLIPGGRPDAVLVTNGFWDDPDSRTWVDDVVISYKFESSLPELLPRTASRIGVAGFDYLPAPVYLGLKAAHPQCEIVDATRLVMEVAQIKSPAEIEVIRTCMSINDHGGRAFLDGVQEGVNERSLQIAVYEALMRAGADGLYYNPQIYSGASVAHGMGMRTDRSLQAGDQVQVDCGAMYRGYRGDLSRVTTVGRPSPEVGHIMEATAQMYEAMLDDLRPGTAAADVARAGMRVAEANGLGDCLYRPTPDHPPGMLGHGIGCWVHELPEIQLDSTDVIQPGMVVVFETILGRPGTGGAKIEDAVLVTDGAPERLSSIPVRTWPV; this is encoded by the coding sequence GTGAGCTATCCGCTGGCCTTCTCCAAAGCTGAATTCGAGCGCCGCGCCGCCGCCGTAACCGCGCGCATGCGCGATGCCGGGTTGGACGCGCTGGTGGCGTACTCGGTTCGCAACAGCCAAGGGCCCGTGGCCTATCTCGGCGGCTACGAGCCCGACCTCGGCCTGCACGACGTGTCGTATTTCCTATTGATCCCCGGCGGGCGGCCCGACGCCGTCTTGGTGACGAATGGGTTCTGGGACGATCCGGACTCGCGGACGTGGGTCGACGACGTGGTGATTTCCTACAAGTTCGAGTCGAGCCTGCCGGAGCTGCTGCCGCGCACGGCATCGCGGATCGGCGTGGCGGGCTTCGATTATCTGCCCGCTCCGGTCTATTTGGGCCTGAAGGCGGCTCACCCACAATGCGAGATCGTGGACGCCACCCGCCTGGTCATGGAGGTGGCGCAGATCAAGAGTCCGGCCGAGATCGAGGTGATTCGCACCTGCATGTCGATCAACGATCACGGCGGGCGGGCATTTCTGGACGGCGTCCAAGAGGGAGTGAACGAGCGGTCGCTCCAAATCGCCGTCTACGAGGCGCTCATGCGGGCGGGGGCCGACGGCCTCTACTACAACCCGCAGATCTACAGCGGGGCGAGCGTCGCGCACGGCATGGGCATGCGAACGGACCGCAGCCTGCAGGCGGGCGACCAGGTCCAGGTGGACTGCGGGGCGATGTATCGCGGCTACCGCGGCGATCTCTCGCGGGTCACCACCGTCGGCCGCCCGTCGCCGGAGGTCGGGCACATCATGGAGGCCACGGCCCAGATGTACGAAGCGATGCTGGACGACCTGCGCCCGGGAACGGCCGCGGCCGACGTGGCGCGCGCCGGGATGCGCGTGGCGGAAGCGAATGGGCTCGGCGACTGCCTGTATCGCCCGACCCCGGACCATCCGCCGGGCATGCTGGGCCACGGCATCGGCTGCTGGGTCCACGAGCTGCCGGAGATTCAGCTCGATTCAACCGACGTGATCCAGCCCGGCATGGTGGTGGTGTTCGAGACCATCCTGGGTCGGCCGGGAACCGGCGGGGCGAAGATCGAAGACGCGGTGCTGGTGACCGACGGCGCGCCCGAACGGCTTTCCAGCATCCCAGTGCGCACGTGGCCGGTGTGA
- a CDS encoding peptidylprolyl isomerase, with product MDIPAGEPWVIVTTSLGRMTFTLFAEEAPLAVNSFLFLANEGYFDGVTFHRLIPGFMVQGGDPTGTGTGGPGYSFEIEPPQRPYVRGGLAMANKGPGTSNGSQFFIILDDLTAQDRLSPDFTLFGQIKEGHQASFDTLAKIEAVPVGTAADGESSAPQQEITISAMKTGVTLNCSGDGSTAAGFNCRP from the coding sequence ATGGACATTCCCGCCGGTGAGCCCTGGGTGATCGTCACCACCAGCCTGGGGCGCATGACCTTCACGCTATTCGCTGAAGAGGCGCCGCTGGCCGTCAACAGCTTCCTGTTCCTGGCGAACGAGGGCTATTTCGACGGCGTGACCTTCCACCGGCTGATCCCGGGCTTCATGGTGCAGGGCGGCGATCCCACCGGCACGGGGACGGGAGGCCCGGGCTACTCCTTCGAGATCGAGCCGCCGCAGCGGCCCTACGTCCGGGGCGGGCTGGCTATGGCGAACAAGGGCCCGGGCACGTCCAACGGGTCGCAGTTCTTCATCATCCTGGACGATCTCACGGCGCAGGACCGGCTGTCGCCGGACTTCACGCTCTTTGGGCAGATCAAGGAAGGGCACCAGGCATCGTTCGACACGCTGGCCAAGATCGAGGCGGTGCCGGTCGGGACGGCCGCGGACGGCGAGTCGTCGGCGCCGCAGCAGGAGATCACGATTTCGGCGATGAAAACCGGCGTGACGCTCAACTGCTCGGGTGACGGGTCAACCGCGGCTGGATTCAACTGCCGGCCCTGA
- a CDS encoding lipocalin-like domain-containing protein codes for MTESSIVGVWRLVSYESRSESGATRLPYGERVSGYLIYTPEGYMSVTIMGANRPNLASEDRLAGTPDEYARAMKTYVSYCGRYTVHPDRVVHHIELSHFPNWCGADQERFYQLEGDRLRLRTPPFELGGVQQTAHLVLERVHAIE; via the coding sequence ATGACGGAGTCGTCGATCGTTGGGGTGTGGCGGCTCGTGTCGTACGAGTCGCGCTCGGAGTCCGGAGCGACTCGGCTGCCGTATGGGGAGCGCGTCAGCGGATACCTGATCTATACCCCGGAGGGCTACATGTCGGTGACGATCATGGGCGCCAATCGGCCGAACCTGGCGTCCGAGGACCGTCTCGCAGGCACGCCCGACGAGTACGCGCGGGCCATGAAGACTTACGTCTCCTACTGCGGTCGCTACACCGTGCACCCCGATCGCGTCGTCCACCACATCGAGCTCAGCCACTTTCCGAATTGGTGCGGCGCGGACCAAGAGCGCTTCTATCAGCTTGAGGGCGATCGCCTGCGGCTGCGGACGCCGCCCTTCGAGCTCGGCGGCGTCCAGCAGACCGCGCACCTGGTCTTGGAGCGCGTGCACGCCATCGAATAG
- a CDS encoding toast rack family protein → MDQRGFGFAGALILVGIVALLWNFDVLPDHFWPVAWSLWPVALVAVGAGLALSRVRVWLGSTAFLVVLVAGFGAAWGLAAAGQGPVLHREAIAVNLGEATAARLEVNVGAGSLTLDAEAPPELLLAGELESRAIDNTYSISESRQSGGRSVVKLRNSPGWEFSFIPGQVPSENWTLHLTPQIPTDIRMEAGAADIDLDLRDLSLRNLQIEAGAAEIDLVMPAAARKTEASIEVGAASLRITVPGGVAARIEIDAGLSSVQIDEGRFPQASDDVYISPNFDRATNRLDITIDAGASHVEIR, encoded by the coding sequence GTGGACCAACGCGGATTTGGCTTCGCCGGGGCGCTGATCCTGGTCGGGATCGTCGCTCTGCTATGGAATTTCGACGTCCTTCCCGACCACTTTTGGCCCGTCGCCTGGTCCTTGTGGCCGGTTGCGCTGGTGGCGGTGGGCGCCGGCCTGGCGCTCTCACGCGTGCGGGTCTGGCTGGGATCGACGGCGTTTCTGGTTGTGCTGGTCGCCGGATTCGGCGCGGCGTGGGGTCTGGCGGCCGCCGGCCAGGGACCGGTCCTGCACCGCGAAGCCATCGCCGTGAACCTTGGCGAAGCCACCGCGGCGCGACTCGAAGTGAACGTAGGGGCAGGGTCGCTGACGCTCGACGCCGAGGCGCCGCCCGAGCTACTGCTCGCCGGTGAGCTGGAATCGCGCGCGATCGACAACACTTACTCGATCAGCGAATCGCGTCAATCCGGCGGTCGAAGCGTCGTCAAGCTTAGGAATTCGCCCGGTTGGGAATTCTCATTCATTCCCGGGCAGGTTCCGTCCGAAAACTGGACGCTGCATCTCACGCCGCAGATCCCCACCGATATCCGCATGGAGGCCGGCGCCGCGGACATCGACCTGGACCTTCGCGACCTCAGCCTTCGAAACCTACAGATTGAGGCCGGTGCGGCCGAGATTGACCTGGTGATGCCTGCTGCCGCCCGGAAGACCGAAGCCAGTATCGAGGTCGGCGCGGCCAGCCTGCGGATCACCGTGCCCGGCGGAGTGGCGGCTCGGATTGAAATCGACGCCGGGCTTTCCAGCGTGCAGATTGACGAGGGCCGATTTCCGCAAGCGTCCGACGACGTTTACATTTCGCCCAATTTTGATCGCGCCACCAACCGCCTAGACATCACCATCGACGCCGGCGCCAGCCACGTTGAGATTCGCTGA